A section of the Osmia lignaria lignaria isolate PbOS001 chromosome 3, iyOsmLign1, whole genome shotgun sequence genome encodes:
- the ttk gene encoding zinc finger and BTB domain-containing protein ttk isoform X1, whose protein sequence is MLADINGNLADLRSEAMASQRFCLRWNNHQSNLLSVFDQLLHDESFVDVTLAVEGQLLRAHKMVLSACSPYFQALFVGHPDKHPIVILKDVPYVDMRSLLDFMYRGEVSVDQDRLTAFLRVAESLRIKGLTEVNEDKCDLPSITSSLLGNQNTVPPPPPNLHRINQIGPHHHVSQKRMHHMSSHPLLGSALSAPKRKRGRPRKLSGSSDTPIGEISGQELQSCSGADLVQGSPEMMEMKMSIDFQSEGSGNGGGGGGRSGNGTGSASSNNVSSNNLGNSATTGNNAAASSLSSSRKDEPTENGTDTPESITPRVKREPEPTPSTSAQGSDETFARPHSRQGSEGFKQEFSGCTKSEGETWKEKTRNVGSGNQTSTETSGSKSTSTNSSTTTTSSSTTASSSGTTTTTTSTRSSSASPATGRNNAQNNAGSGGSSSSSSPAPTLNSSTSGQVGTMSAPPGRQVPKRRMRRRATSHSQDPAEQLTEMSVRGLNLFRYASISEGVYQCTECAKLDIQKTFKNKYSFQRHAFLYHEGHQRKVFPCPVCGKEFSRPDKMKNHMKTVHDCFMPKDCVMPFGFFLSP, encoded by the exons ATGTTAGCGGACATTAACGGTAACTTGGCGGATCTGAGAAGCGAAGCGATGGCGTCGCAGAGGTTTTGTCTGCGCTGGAACAATCATCAAAGTAATCTACTCTCTGTTTTCGACCAACTGCTCCATGACGAGTCGTTCGTCGACGTTACGCTGGCTGTCGAGGGTCAGCTACTCAGGGCACATAAAATGGTGCTGTCGGCGTGTAGCCCTTACTTTCAG GCCCTTTTCGTCGGCCACCCCGACAAGCACCCGATAGTCATTCTGAAAGATGTCCCATACGTGGACATGCGAAGCCTTTTGGATTTCATGTATCGCGGCGAGGTGAGCGTGGACCAGGACAGGTTAACGGCCTTCTTGAGAGTCGCCGAGTCTCTCAGGATAAAGGGTTTGACGGAGGTAAACGAGGACAAGTGTGACTTGCCTAGTATTACCTCATCGTTGCTTGGCAATCAAAACACAGTACCTCCACCGCCACCGAATCTACATAGAATAAACCAAATCGGCCCTCACCACCACGTATCGCAGAAGAGGATGCACCATATGTCGAGCCATCCTCTCCTCGGTTCGGCCTTATCCGCGCCAAAGAGGAAAAGGGGTAGACCGAGGAAGTTGAGCGGTTCATCCGACACACCGATCGGCGAGATATCCGGACAGGAGTTGCAGTCTTGCTCGGGAGCCGATCTGGTACAAGGCTCGCCGGAGATGATGGAAATGAAGATGAGTATCGACTTTCAGAGCGAAGGTAGCGGGAATGGTGGCGGGGGCGGTGGTAGAAGTGGGAACGGTACCGGTTCCGCGAGTAGTAACAACGTGAGCAGTAATAACCTGGGGAATTCGGCTACGACGGGAAACAACGCGGCAGCGTCATCCTTGTCGTCGTCGAGAAAGGACGAGCCAACGGAGAACGGTACCGATACACCTGAGTCGATTACACCCCGCGTCAAGAGAGAACCGGAACCAACGCCTAGCACCTCTGCCCAAG GCTCTGACGAGACGTTCGCGCGGCCGCACAGTAGGCAAGGGAGCGAAGGTTTCAAGCAAG AGTTCTCGGGCTGCACGAAGTCGGAAGGCGAGACGTGGAAAGAGAAGACAAGAAACGTCGGTTCAGGGAATCAAACTAGTACAGAAACGTCCGGCTCGAAATCGACTAGTACCAATTCGTCGACGACCACAACGAGCTCATCGACGACCGCGTCCAGTTCCGgtacaaccaccaccaccacatcAACGAGAAGTTCCTCGGCATCGCCTGCGACCGGCAGGAACAACGCGCAGAACAACGCCGGTAGTGGgggtagcagcagcagcagcagccctGCACCGACGCTGAACTCGTCGACGAGCGGTCAGGTCGGGACAATGTCCGCGCCACCGGGTCGTCAAGTACCGAAAAGACGGATGAGACGTCGCGCCACCTCGCACTCGCAAGATCCCGCGGAACAGCTTACCGAAATGTCTGTCCGGGGTTTGAATCTCTTTCGTTACGCCTCGATATCCGAGGGTGTTTATCAGTGTACCGAGTGCGCGAAGCTCGACATCCAGAAGACGTTCAAGAACAAGTACAGCTTCCAACGACACGCTTTCCTATACCACGAGGGCCACCAGAGGAAGGTGTTCCCGTGCCCGGTCTGCGGCAAAGAGTTCTCAAGGCCGGACAAGATGAAGAATCACATGAAAACGGTCCACGATTGCTTCATGCCGAAGGACTGCGTGATGCCTTTCGGCTTTTTTCTCTCGCCTTAG
- the ttk gene encoding zinc finger and BTB domain-containing protein ttk isoform X4: MLADINGNLADLRSEAMASQRFCLRWNNHQSNLLSVFDQLLHDESFVDVTLAVEGQLLRAHKMVLSACSPYFQALFVGHPDKHPIVILKDVPYVDMRSLLDFMYRGEVSVDQDRLTAFLRVAESLRIKGLTEVNEDKCDLPSITSSLLGNQNTVPPPPPNLHRINQIGPHHHVSQKRMHHMSSHPLLGSALSAPKRKRGRPRKLSGSSDTPIGEISGQELQSCSGADLVQGSPEMMEMKMSIDFQSEGSGNGGGGGGRSGNGTGSASSNNVSSNNLGNSATTGNNAAASSLSSSRKDEPTENGTDTPESITPRVKREPEPTPSTSAQGSDETFARPHSRQGSEGFKQDSEETSSGGGSQSPTHIRINFERCFRKEYSASSLQGKTSSATTASSMMDDSQQYSDSESEQKSVSKDNLSSAIFNLVAGESEISQSDFEGSFKVENERTEGSVRDFCVKEGDVYRCTVCHRTYTHISNFCRHYVTSHKPNVKYYPCPVCFKEFTRKDNMVAHVKIIHSLKPHMSLSSSGNSSMGQQR; this comes from the exons ATGTTAGCGGACATTAACGGTAACTTGGCGGATCTGAGAAGCGAAGCGATGGCGTCGCAGAGGTTTTGTCTGCGCTGGAACAATCATCAAAGTAATCTACTCTCTGTTTTCGACCAACTGCTCCATGACGAGTCGTTCGTCGACGTTACGCTGGCTGTCGAGGGTCAGCTACTCAGGGCACATAAAATGGTGCTGTCGGCGTGTAGCCCTTACTTTCAG GCCCTTTTCGTCGGCCACCCCGACAAGCACCCGATAGTCATTCTGAAAGATGTCCCATACGTGGACATGCGAAGCCTTTTGGATTTCATGTATCGCGGCGAGGTGAGCGTGGACCAGGACAGGTTAACGGCCTTCTTGAGAGTCGCCGAGTCTCTCAGGATAAAGGGTTTGACGGAGGTAAACGAGGACAAGTGTGACTTGCCTAGTATTACCTCATCGTTGCTTGGCAATCAAAACACAGTACCTCCACCGCCACCGAATCTACATAGAATAAACCAAATCGGCCCTCACCACCACGTATCGCAGAAGAGGATGCACCATATGTCGAGCCATCCTCTCCTCGGTTCGGCCTTATCCGCGCCAAAGAGGAAAAGGGGTAGACCGAGGAAGTTGAGCGGTTCATCCGACACACCGATCGGCGAGATATCCGGACAGGAGTTGCAGTCTTGCTCGGGAGCCGATCTGGTACAAGGCTCGCCGGAGATGATGGAAATGAAGATGAGTATCGACTTTCAGAGCGAAGGTAGCGGGAATGGTGGCGGGGGCGGTGGTAGAAGTGGGAACGGTACCGGTTCCGCGAGTAGTAACAACGTGAGCAGTAATAACCTGGGGAATTCGGCTACGACGGGAAACAACGCGGCAGCGTCATCCTTGTCGTCGTCGAGAAAGGACGAGCCAACGGAGAACGGTACCGATACACCTGAGTCGATTACACCCCGCGTCAAGAGAGAACCGGAACCAACGCCTAGCACCTCTGCCCAAG GCTCTGACGAGACGTTCGCGCGGCCGCACAGTAGGCAAGGGAGCGAAGGTTTCAAGCAAG ACTCGGAGGAGACGTCGAGTGGCGGTGGCTCCCAGTCACCGACTCACATTCGCATCAACTTCGAGCGATGCTTTCGCAAGGAGTACAGCGCGTCGTCTCTTCAAGGGAAAACATCGTCGGCCACCACCGCGTCGTCCATGATGGACGATTCACAGCAATATTCCGACTCCGAGTCGGAACAAAAGTCCGTGTCGAAAGACAATTTGAGCAGTGCCATATTTAATCTGGTCGCCGGTGAGTCGGAGATCAGTCAAAGCGACTTCGAAGGATCGTTTAAGGTGGAAAACGAGAGAACCGAGGGTTCGGTACGGGACTTCTGCGTGAAGGAGGGCGACGTATACCGGTGTACCGTATGCCATCGTACCTACACACACATCAGCAATTTCTGCCGGCACTACGTCACCTCACACAAGCCTAACGTCAAATACTATCCTTGTCCGGTTTGTTTTAAGGAGTTCACGCGGAAAGATAACATGGTCGCCCACGTAAAGATCATACACAGCCTTAAGCCGCACATGAGTCTTAGCAGCAGTGGGAACAGTAGTATGGGTCAACAACGGTAG